From Ignisphaera aggregans DSM 17230, the proteins below share one genomic window:
- a CDS encoding conserved hypothetical protein (KEGG: tpe:Tpen_1188 hypothetical protein~SPTR: A1RZF6 Putative uncharacterized protein) yields MSVDKIETTIVIDRRVWEEFKARIATEYGFKDIGKAVEEALKEELCDLIVVEMFSKYLENEKISLTITPIEPQVPTDASRIVREFRDEQI; encoded by the coding sequence ATGTCTGTAGATAAGATTGAAACCACTATTGTTATTGATCGGAGAGTTTGGGAGGAGTTTAAAGCTAGAATAGCTACAGAATATGGCTTTAAAGATATTGGTAAAGCTGTTGAAGAGGCATTGAAGGAGGAGCTATGTGATTTGATAGTAGTTGAAATGTTTAGCAAATACCTTGAGAACGAGAAGATATCTCTAACCATAACACCTATAGAACCCCAGGTTCCTACAGATGCTAGTAGGATTGTAAGGGAGTTTAGAGATGAACAGATATGA
- a CDS encoding THUMP domain protein (COGs: COG1818 RNA-binding protein contains THUMP domain~InterPro IPR004114~KEGG: tpe:Tpen_1772 THUMP domain-containing protein~PFAM: THUMP domain protein~SPTR: A1S137 THUMP domain protein~PFAM: THUMP domain), protein MDRVDIIVTCRLGMEKIVASYIKDIETGVEILPAPFNFMGLILVAGSRDRYRLADEIKRSVPEVEKIYIVDAIAKSDIQSIVDAVKRVVQGAINPNESFAVRTVRRGRHSFTSIDVNIAVGSIVKDVTGARVDLDNPDKVVFIQIIQDYAYISIVPGKEIIRKMKPYKFPMYKLFRRFVVVHEPYLGPEDASYTMGVRIGREVQTYEVGELVVAPIGSVDAYSMYHFLRGLFEGIESRYDIQRKSYGREVHRVRVSIQDMYQFIRSHMGEPIIVFEPEGEPISKLANEVSEFIVKSVKAGKKIYMMIGAREGIPTGLFRYASYVLDIAPGIVISTDYALASALIAITTVLHEKLSLEREEIEKTLDTS, encoded by the coding sequence ATGGATAGAGTTGATATTATTGTAACCTGTAGACTTGGTATGGAGAAGATAGTTGCATCATATATTAAAGATATTGAGACTGGGGTAGAGATTCTTCCAGCACCATTTAATTTCATGGGTCTTATACTAGTTGCAGGTTCTAGGGATAGATATAGACTTGCCGATGAGATTAAAAGAAGTGTTCCAGAGGTTGAGAAGATATATATAGTTGATGCCATTGCAAAATCAGATATCCAGAGTATTGTAGATGCTGTGAAGAGGGTTGTCCAGGGGGCTATAAACCCTAATGAGAGCTTTGCTGTTAGAACAGTTAGACGTGGTAGACATAGTTTTACATCTATAGATGTGAATATAGCTGTAGGTAGTATCGTAAAGGATGTTACTGGTGCTAGGGTGGATCTTGATAATCCTGATAAGGTTGTATTTATACAGATAATCCAGGACTATGCATACATAAGTATAGTTCCTGGGAAGGAGATTATAAGGAAGATGAAGCCATATAAATTCCCTATGTATAAACTATTCAGGAGGTTTGTCGTTGTTCACGAGCCTTATCTAGGACCTGAAGATGCTTCATATACCATGGGTGTTAGGATAGGTAGAGAGGTTCAGACATATGAGGTAGGAGAACTTGTTGTAGCACCTATAGGATCTGTAGATGCATATAGTATGTATCATTTTCTCAGGGGTCTTTTCGAAGGTATAGAATCGAGATATGATATCCAGAGGAAGAGCTATGGTAGAGAGGTTCATAGGGTTAGAGTCTCTATCCAGGATATGTATCAATTCATTAGAAGCCATATGGGGGAACCAATAATAGTTTTCGAACCTGAGGGAGAACCGATATCAAAACTTGCTAACGAGGTTTCAGAATTCATAGTCAAATCTGTAAAGGCTGGGAAGAAGATATATATGATGATTGGTGCTAGAGAAGGTATTCCCACAGGTCTATTTAGATATGCATCATATGTACTCGATATAGCTCCAGGAATAGTTATATCGACAGACTATGCACTTGCCTCAGCACTCATAGCAATAACAACAGTTCTACACGAAAAACTCTCTCTAGAACGAGAAGAAATTGAAAAGACTCTAGACACATCATAG
- a CDS encoding beta-lactamase domain protein (COGs: COG1234 Metal-dependent hydrolase of the beta-lactamase superfamily III~InterPro IPR001279~KEGG: pai:PAE3282 hypothetical protein~PFAM: beta-lactamase domain protein~SPTR: Q8ZTF2 Putative uncharacterized protein~PFAM: Metallo-beta-lactamase superfamily) has protein sequence MVSMKIVFIGVGGWISSHRLGHTSILVVSRDTSILLDAGECVYRMLREFGVDICGVSNIVVTHRHGDHILGLPTYIQMYRWSGCRDTLNIYSLNDVISSIKHFLDFVGVDIQRSDARFIDIEERSLSIGDLYIEAMRTCHSIPSIAVKVCDENKCIVYTGDTRFCEKLVEFSRGCDILIHEASGYEENAGLYGHSNLYEAIDIAVKASVKMFIPIHFYRDIPMIRADIARKLGEAGIDLVIPYPGYTIEI, from the coding sequence GTGGTGTCTATGAAGATAGTATTTATTGGTGTTGGTGGTTGGATCTCTAGTCATAGACTTGGACATACATCTATACTTGTTGTATCTAGGGATACATCTATTCTTCTAGATGCTGGTGAATGTGTGTATAGGATGCTTAGAGAGTTTGGTGTTGATATATGCGGGGTTAGCAATATTGTTGTTACCCATAGACATGGTGATCATATTCTTGGTCTACCTACATATATCCAGATGTATAGATGGTCTGGATGTAGAGATACCCTCAATATATACTCCTTAAACGATGTTATTAGCTCTATAAAACATTTTCTAGATTTTGTCGGTGTAGATATTCAGAGATCTGATGCTAGATTTATAGATATTGAGGAAAGGTCTCTTTCTATTGGAGATCTCTATATCGAGGCTATGAGAACCTGCCATAGTATTCCATCTATAGCTGTCAAGGTGTGTGATGAGAATAAATGTATTGTTTATACAGGTGATACGAGGTTTTGTGAAAAGCTTGTGGAGTTTTCTAGGGGCTGTGATATTCTTATACATGAGGCTTCTGGCTATGAAGAGAACGCTGGTCTCTACGGTCATAGCAATCTATATGAAGCTATAGATATAGCTGTAAAAGCATCTGTAAAGATGTTTATACCTATTCACTTCTATAGAGATATACCTATGATAAGAGCTGATATAGCTAGAAAGCTTGGTGAGGCAGGTATAGATCTTGTTATACCATATCCGGGCTACACAATAGAGATATGA
- a CDS encoding protein of unknown function DUF6 transmembrane (InterPro IPR000620~KEGG: smr:Smar_0556 hypothetical protein~PFAM: protein of unknown function DUF6 transmembrane~SPTR: A3DM03 Putative uncharacterized protein~PFAM: EamA-like transporter family) — protein MLKEFLAIIVATFLWGSSFPIIKIVVCGIDSFSYVWIRSLIAIAFLTPYIVYRAICCGIHRDSIYGGLVTGFAYLFGLWLQGWGTMYTSATNSAFITGLNTVFVHIYIAIARRSYRSTLAIELLTAVTGLYLLTNPGRTINIGDILVLLGAIAWAIQIVLVSRYGGREPVVFTYFELFPSLIFSIYSTINGLPPITVTLLLGLFYLGIACSGIAFALQAYGQKYISPEIASLVYLLEPVFASILSWIFLGETMSFTQIVGAMLIAISIAVAGIDMARMERGTRYSML, from the coding sequence ATGCTTAAAGAGTTTTTGGCTATTATAGTAGCAACATTCTTGTGGGGATCCTCATTCCCTATTATAAAGATTGTTGTTTGTGGTATTGATAGTTTTAGCTATGTCTGGATCCGCAGTCTTATAGCTATAGCTTTTCTAACTCCATATATAGTCTATAGAGCTATTTGTTGTGGTATACATAGGGATTCTATCTATGGTGGTCTTGTAACGGGTTTTGCATATCTATTTGGCTTATGGCTACAGGGATGGGGAACCATGTATACTTCAGCTACAAACTCTGCCTTTATAACAGGGCTAAACACAGTTTTTGTCCATATCTATATAGCTATTGCTAGAAGAAGCTATAGATCTACCTTAGCTATAGAACTTTTAACAGCTGTTACAGGTCTATACCTACTTACAAACCCTGGTAGAACTATCAATATTGGCGATATACTTGTTCTTCTCGGGGCTATTGCATGGGCTATACAGATAGTTCTGGTCTCTAGATATGGAGGTAGAGAACCTGTTGTATTTACATATTTTGAGCTCTTCCCATCACTCATATTCTCTATTTATAGCACTATAAATGGCTTACCACCTATAACAGTAACACTACTCCTAGGTCTATTCTATCTCGGTATAGCCTGTAGCGGTATAGCATTTGCTCTACAGGCATATGGACAAAAATATATTTCTCCAGAGATAGCCTCCCTCGTATATCTCCTAGAACCTGTATTTGCATCTATACTTTCATGGATATTCCTTGGAGAGACAATGAGTTTTACACAGATTGTTGGTGCTATGCTTATAGCTATATCGATAGCTGTAGCAGGTATTGATATGGCTAGAATGGAGAGGGGTACTAGATATTCTATGCTATAG
- a CDS encoding Protein of unknown function DUF1626 (COGs: COG5493 conserved hypothetical protein containing a coiled-coil domain~InterPro IPR012431~KEGG: ape:APE_1221 hypothetical protein~PFAM: Protein of unknown function DUF1626~SPTR: Q9YCN7 Putative uncharacterized protein~PFAM: Protein of unknown function (DUF1626)) produces the protein MGIRVLSEEEKEAILKAIESDKKFRYALMGLLGFSEILDRITRLEEGQQRIIERQQKIEEGFQRLSERIAGLEERQQKLEEGFQKILERIAILEERYQKLEERFAKLEERFVELEERVIKLEERVARVEEELVSVKKALEEHSRVLAFHSKKIEEMSRAFAIISYRWGLGSESVFRDSMKEILEKILGVSKVDRWIYYDAEGFVFGRPTVIEADIVVRDNVHMLIELKSSASEGDVLKLLRVGELYSRVTGVRPKLVLVAIAMRKKDIELAREMGIEVYAGPELLFE, from the coding sequence GTGGGTATAAGGGTTTTATCTGAGGAGGAGAAGGAAGCTATTTTAAAGGCTATTGAAAGTGATAAAAAGTTTAGATACGCCTTGATGGGTCTTCTAGGATTTTCAGAGATTTTAGATAGGATTACAAGGTTAGAGGAGGGTCAGCAGAGAATTATTGAAAGACAGCAGAAGATTGAGGAAGGATTCCAAAGACTTAGTGAGAGAATAGCTGGGTTAGAGGAGAGACAGCAGAAACTTGAGGAGGGTTTTCAGAAGATTCTTGAGAGAATAGCTATTTTGGAGGAGAGGTATCAGAAGCTTGAAGAGAGATTTGCTAAGCTTGAGGAAAGATTTGTTGAATTGGAGGAGAGGGTTATTAAGCTTGAGGAGAGAGTTGCTAGGGTTGAGGAGGAGCTTGTTAGTGTTAAAAAGGCTTTGGAGGAACATTCAAGGGTTTTGGCTTTCCATAGTAAGAAGATTGAGGAGATGAGTAGAGCTTTTGCAATTATTTCATATAGATGGGGACTTGGTTCAGAGTCTGTGTTTAGAGATAGTATGAAGGAGATTTTGGAGAAGATACTGGGGGTTTCTAAGGTGGATAGATGGATATACTATGATGCTGAGGGCTTTGTCTTTGGGAGGCCAACTGTTATCGAGGCTGATATTGTTGTTAGAGATAATGTGCATATGCTTATAGAGCTAAAGTCATCTGCATCTGAAGGCGATGTACTGAAGCTTCTAAGGGTTGGAGAGCTGTATAGTAGGGTTACAGGGGTGAGACCAAAGCTTGTACTTGTTGCTATAGCTATGAGGAAGAAGGATATTGAGTTGGCTAGGGAAATGGGTATAGAGGTTTATGCTGGTCCAGAGCTATTATTTGAATAG
- a CDS encoding conserved hypothetical protein (KEGG: pis:Pisl_1477 hypothetical protein~SPTR: A1RUK1 Putative uncharacterized protein) yields MIVFEGFESVMINSMWLLDPPIQYMLPELGRRGYTVTGMMPQIPIPQPIFPFPPNVIAFKAYTRVLYDPGRRVLGVEGISEDDVYRSFIELEEVLRSVGGDLQRGTIFYEFISRGRARGCRLQIGDIEISSPESLKLSILPLVIIKRDSSPLDRDWIYLEIRPIWTSWGSEQIYYEIFTVYRGGRDEVLKFLKHSRTFVAEIMKTASDRFCSK; encoded by the coding sequence ATGATTGTATTCGAAGGATTTGAATCAGTTATGATTAACTCTATGTGGCTACTAGATCCACCTATACAGTATATGCTTCCAGAGCTTGGGAGAAGAGGCTATACAGTTACAGGCATGATGCCACAGATACCAATACCACAACCAATATTTCCATTTCCACCAAATGTAATAGCCTTTAAGGCATATACAAGGGTTCTATATGATCCTGGTAGAAGGGTTCTAGGTGTTGAGGGGATTAGTGAAGATGATGTCTATAGATCTTTTATAGAGCTTGAAGAGGTTCTAAGATCTGTTGGTGGAGATCTACAGAGAGGTACGATATTCTATGAGTTTATATCTAGGGGTAGGGCTAGGGGATGTAGACTACAGATAGGAGATATAGAAATATCATCACCTGAATCATTAAAACTATCAATACTTCCACTAGTCATCATAAAAAGGGATAGTAGTCCGCTAGATAGAGATTGGATCTATCTAGAGATAAGACCTATCTGGACTAGCTGGGGATCTGAACAGATATACTATGAAATCTTTACTGTCTATAGAGGTGGAAGAGACGAAGTTCTAAAATTCCTCAAACACTCTAGAACATTTGTTGCAGAGATCATGAAAACAGCATCAGATAGATTCTGTAGTAAATAG
- a CDS encoding HhH-GPD family protein (COGs: COG0122 3-methyladenine DNA glycosylase/8-oxoguanine DNA glycosylase~InterPro IPR003265~KEGG: pcl:Pcal_1250 hypothetical protein~SMART: HhH-GPD family protein~SPTR: A3MVK7 Putative uncharacterized protein~PFAM: HhH-GPD superfamily base excision DNA repair protein), with translation MALKLCTEFSIGDEARSRGVDLFKTLSVYNLRHWFDGSTAKIVLDLDIPVVALVNVDGYTKIFASNCKEIDLYVKKLLWSLGIYEDISSFQSIASRDPLLSRFSIEWSGWRLRSSDLWWALVIGVCQQNASFRQGWSMVINIVDIYGRVVELENNGDVVLPPHPGDIVRDPSRLIDTGVGYRAKTIESIARVFTEKRIPSIDDLQKMDSRDIEAVLRGIRGVGSYTARLAMTLALRRYELPPVDRWLKKIVSKVYGVDEKSAEDIWRDMWGMWSGLAAVALTIALDAAPLREALARIERGELLPKIDTGPSPATLWRYTAIVKRRICR, from the coding sequence ATGGCTTTGAAGCTATGTACAGAGTTTAGCATTGGTGATGAGGCTAGATCTAGAGGTGTAGATCTATTCAAAACCCTTAGTGTATACAACCTTAGACACTGGTTTGATGGCTCTACAGCTAAGATTGTCCTAGACCTTGATATACCTGTTGTAGCTCTTGTCAATGTAGATGGATATACAAAGATATTTGCATCTAACTGCAAAGAAATTGATCTCTATGTAAAGAAGTTGCTATGGTCTCTAGGCATATATGAGGATATCAGCAGTTTTCAGAGTATTGCATCTAGAGATCCTCTACTATCTAGATTCTCTATAGAGTGGAGCGGCTGGAGACTGAGGAGTTCTGATCTTTGGTGGGCTCTTGTTATAGGTGTTTGTCAACAGAATGCAAGTTTTAGACAGGGCTGGTCAATGGTTATAAACATTGTTGATATATATGGAAGAGTTGTTGAGCTTGAAAACAATGGAGATGTTGTTCTACCTCCACATCCAGGCGATATAGTTAGAGATCCATCTAGACTTATAGACACAGGTGTTGGGTATAGGGCGAAGACTATAGAGAGTATAGCTAGAGTGTTTACAGAGAAGAGAATTCCTTCTATAGATGATCTACAGAAGATGGATTCTAGGGATATCGAGGCTGTGTTGAGGGGGATAAGGGGTGTTGGTAGCTATACAGCTAGACTAGCAATGACTCTAGCTCTAAGGAGATACGAGCTTCCACCTGTAGATAGATGGCTAAAGAAAATTGTTTCAAAGGTTTATGGGGTTGATGAGAAGAGTGCTGAGGATATATGGAGAGACATGTGGGGTATGTGGAGCGGTTTAGCAGCAGTAGCACTAACAATAGCTCTAGATGCAGCTCCTCTAAGAGAGGCTCTTGCTAGGATAGAACGAGGAGAACTACTACCGAAGATAGATACTGGCCCTAGTCCAGCTACACTATGGAGATATACAGCCATTGTAAAGAGAAGAATTTGCAGATGA
- a CDS encoding Protein of unknown function DUF1626 (InterPro IPR012431~KEGG: tpe:Tpen_1705 hypothetical protein~PFAM: Protein of unknown function DUF1626~SPTR: A1S0X0 Putative uncharacterized protein~PFAM: Protein of unknown function (DUF1626)), whose product MALELLTEEERQRILKTLEKDTEFRLAIAGLLGLREILEELRKLREDFNRFVVEQEKRWEENNRRWEEVYKRFEHIETTLAIHTKNLEQLTKAIGELKSFVGSIGRRWGRDLEKMILELYRDIVKGFGIDIERIEKVYFRDYDGKYLQRGARIELDIYMSNSIVYLIEVKSLVEEEDIEWFNKKCEIFAKEKNISNYKKLVIAINITKEALERAKELGIETIYGSVIE is encoded by the coding sequence TTGGCTCTAGAGCTATTGACAGAGGAAGAGAGGCAAAGGATACTGAAGACTCTTGAGAAAGATACAGAGTTTAGATTAGCTATAGCAGGTCTTCTAGGGCTTAGAGAAATTCTTGAGGAGCTTAGAAAACTTAGGGAGGACTTCAATAGATTTGTTGTTGAACAGGAGAAGAGGTGGGAGGAGAACAATAGGAGGTGGGAAGAGGTATATAAGAGATTTGAACACATAGAAACTACACTAGCTATACACACAAAAAACCTTGAACAGCTTACAAAGGCTATTGGCGAACTAAAGTCTTTTGTAGGATCTATAGGTAGGAGGTGGGGCAGGGATCTAGAGAAGATGATATTGGAGCTATATAGAGATATTGTCAAGGGTTTTGGCATAGATATAGAGAGAATAGAAAAGGTGTATTTCAGGGATTACGATGGTAAATATCTTCAGAGGGGAGCTAGAATAGAGCTGGATATATATATGAGCAACAGCATTGTCTATCTCATAGAGGTTAAAAGCCTTGTTGAAGAAGAAGATATAGAGTGGTTCAACAAGAAATGCGAGATATTTGCAAAAGAGAAGAATATATCGAACTATAAAAAACTTGTGATAGCTATAAACATCACTAAAGAGGCTCTAGAGAGAGCAAAAGAACTTGGGATAGAGACTATATATGGCTCTGTAATAGAATAG
- a CDS encoding Helix-turn-helix type 11 domain protein (InterPro IPR013196~KEGG: hbu:Hbut_0707 hypothetical protein~PFAM: Helix-turn-helix type 11 domain protein~SPTR: A2BKQ1 Putative uncharacterized protein~PFAM: HTH domain): MSTLMDKVIEYLKHHPNAKPREIADYLGVNLRIVRAILAKLRDRGIVIRSEKGYVLRTSGIDVGSIEEGIKAEEISKPVTAIQATQQLQSIQTTISSSLEDRINRIENEIKEIRKTFDSLREAVQQIQRTPSTESSIRNIEGEILIQLAEAIEILALALQRISMGDTAISDLVDEALEKIEKVLSITKNKKTSRN; this comes from the coding sequence GTGTCAACACTTATGGATAAGGTTATAGAGTATCTGAAGCATCATCCAAATGCTAAACCGAGGGAGATAGCTGATTATCTCGGTGTAAATCTGAGGATTGTTAGAGCTATTCTAGCAAAGCTTAGGGATAGGGGTATTGTTATACGTTCTGAAAAGGGATATGTGCTAAGAACATCTGGTATAGATGTAGGGTCTATAGAAGAAGGTATAAAGGCTGAAGAGATCTCCAAACCTGTTACAGCTATTCAAGCAACACAACAGCTCCAGTCTATCCAAACAACAATATCTTCATCTCTAGAGGATCGCATAAATAGAATAGAGAATGAGATAAAAGAGATTAGAAAAACCTTTGACAGCCTTAGAGAAGCAGTGCAACAGATACAGAGAACACCATCTACAGAGAGCTCCATAAGAAACATAGAAGGCGAGATCCTTATACAGCTAGCAGAAGCTATAGAGATACTTGCGCTAGCTCTCCAAAGAATCTCTATGGGGGATACAGCAATATCTGATCTTGTTGATGAAGCCCTTGAGAAAATAGAGAAGGTTCTCTCAATAACTAAAAACAAGAAAACCTCTAGAAACTAA
- a CDS encoding putative circadian clock protein, KaiC (COGs: COG0467 RecA-superfamily ATPase implicated in signal transduction~InterPro IPR004504:IPR014774:IPR010624~KEGG: hbu:Hbut_0633 putative RecA ATPase~PFAM: Circadian clock protein KaiC central region~SPTR: A2BKH9 Putative RecA ATPase~PFAM: KaiC): MSEVRSYVFGEEALDAFLAGGIEPGSLILVLGHPGAGKSTFVARMIYENIMRYNVKGLYIGFAETKEKFYSYMKRFGIDFNLAEEKGLFTFIQMPTMSGKDLLEGVTSVLSEKIFSEGYSIAVVDSITLILNVLTTDEARAYLHASLYSLTSTAKILLILIADLPFATETVDLKGLEFIADAVIVFKTRIEKGLIHRFMEIRKFRGKPIPMAEIPFAIEDGRGIRVLLSPAILQTPYTPPITGYKDICTDGVWGELHTTSYIGIVSECRTKPLSILSLLARVIHAYGLTYGVISFKETPEIIKTAISEAAKAIHSPPHYILNKAMFIQNVNPAAYSTQQIDAILRNYIEQNINILILFDVDALYLYHDPHMVDRILGFLAMYAKSGSTIVFEFIDNVYTDTQLMRYDIIHRIRCEGTKIIHGVVHSRTLGIDIKGSRAITEIGDAEVVECIEKNPVGQL, translated from the coding sequence ATGAGTGAAGTTAGAAGCTATGTCTTTGGGGAGGAGGCTCTTGATGCATTTCTCGCTGGAGGTATAGAGCCTGGTTCACTAATACTTGTTCTTGGACATCCAGGTGCAGGAAAATCTACATTTGTTGCTAGGATGATCTATGAAAATATTATGAGATATAATGTCAAGGGTCTATACATAGGTTTTGCAGAGACTAAGGAAAAGTTCTATTCATATATGAAGAGATTTGGTATAGATTTTAATCTAGCTGAGGAAAAAGGTCTTTTCACATTTATTCAGATGCCTACTATGAGTGGAAAAGATCTTTTGGAGGGAGTTACATCGGTATTAAGTGAAAAGATCTTTTCTGAGGGATACTCAATAGCTGTTGTAGATTCTATAACACTTATACTAAATGTTTTGACTACAGATGAAGCTAGAGCATATCTACATGCATCTCTATACAGCTTGACATCAACAGCAAAGATACTGCTTATACTCATAGCAGATCTTCCATTTGCTACAGAGACAGTTGATTTAAAGGGGCTTGAGTTTATTGCTGATGCTGTAATTGTTTTTAAGACGAGGATAGAGAAGGGATTGATACACAGGTTTATGGAGATTAGAAAGTTTAGGGGTAAGCCAATACCAATGGCAGAAATACCTTTTGCTATAGAGGATGGGAGAGGCATAAGAGTACTGCTATCTCCAGCAATACTGCAAACACCCTATACACCACCGATAACCGGGTACAAAGATATTTGTACCGATGGTGTATGGGGAGAGCTACACACAACCTCATATATAGGCATAGTATCTGAGTGTAGAACAAAACCACTATCCATATTATCCCTGTTGGCAAGAGTTATACATGCCTATGGTCTTACATATGGTGTTATAAGCTTCAAAGAAACTCCAGAGATAATAAAGACAGCGATATCTGAAGCTGCCAAAGCTATACATAGCCCTCCACACTATATTCTAAACAAAGCAATGTTTATCCAAAACGTAAACCCGGCTGCATACTCAACACAACAGATAGATGCTATCCTGAGGAACTATATTGAGCAGAATATCAACATCCTCATCCTATTCGATGTAGATGCTCTCTATCTGTACCACGACCCCCACATGGTTGATAGAATACTTGGTTTTCTCGCTATGTATGCAAAATCTGGTTCTACAATAGTCTTCGAATTCATCGACAATGTGTATACAGATACACAGCTTATGCGCTACGATATTATACATAGGATAAGATGTGAGGGGACAAAGATTATACATGGGGTTGTACATTCACGTACTCTTGGCATAGATATAAAGGGTTCTAGAGCAATTACTGAGATAGGAGATGCAGAGGTTGTTGAGTGTATAGAGAAAAATCCTGTGGGTCAACTATAA